ACAATGTCCGCAACCGCCTTTTTGCCCTTCAGGAGTGATGCTATGTCCTCGCGCGCGCTATGTTCCAGAATGTCAGACTCGTATTGCATCTCCCTCTTTATTTTCTCTATTTCTTTTATTTCAATCTCTTTCGCCCTCGCGCTTTTCTCTTCCACGGAGCGCGAGGTGAGAACCTTCACGTCTATGACCGTGCCCGCTATTGAAGAATGGCTTTTGAGAGATGTGTCCTTTACGTCTCTTGCCTTGTCCCCGAATATGGCGCGCAGAAGTTTTTCTTCCTGTGAGAGTTGCATTTCCCCCTTGGGTGATATTTTCCCTACCAGTATGTCGCCCATATTCACCGTGGCGCCGACCCGTATTATTCCGCTTTCATCCAGATTTCTGAGCGCGTCTTCGCCCACATTGGGAATGTCGCGCGTTATTTCTTCCCTTCCGAGTTTGGTTTCCCTCGCCTGACATTCAAATTCTTCTATGTGAACCGAGGTGAACACATTGTCCTTTACAACCCTCTCACTAATAAGAATGGCATCTTCAAAGTTGTATCCGCCCCACGGCATGAACGCCACCACCACATTCTGTCCGAGCGCAAGTTCCCCGTTTTTGGTTGAGGGGCCGTCCGCTATGACCTGACCTTTTTTGACTTTCTGTCCCTTTGAAACTATCGGAGTCTGATTCCAGCAGGTTCCCTGATTGGATTTACGGAACTTTATCATTTTGTATACGTCAACGCCGAGGTTGGAAGACTTGTCTGATTTGGCGACCGATTTATTATTTTTCACCACAATAACTTCGGCGTCCGAATGGATGACCTCGCCGTCGGCCCCGGCGATTACCGCCACGCCCGAGTCTCTGGCGACAGACGCCTCAAGGCCCGTTCCCACAAGCGGGGGTACAGCCCTTATAAGCGGGGCGGCCTGCCTCTGCATGTTTGAACCCATAAGCGCCCTGTTGGCGTCATCATGCTCAAGGAACGGTATCAGAGACGCGGATATGGAAACCAACTGCGAGGGAGAAACATCCATATGCGTTACCCTGTCTTTTTCCACCATTTTTATCTCGCCCTCGGAGCGGGATGAAACGAAGTCAAGAACAAACTCCCCTTTTTCATTGAGAGGGGCATTCGCCTGGGCAATCACTATGTCTTTCTCTTCCTCCTCAAGGGCGCTCATTCTTACTATTTGATTGGTTACTCTTCCATTTTCCACCACCCTGTAAGGGGCTCTGATAAAGCCGTAACTGTCTATCTCCGCATAGGTGCTTATGCTTGAAATAAGACCGATGTTCGGCCCCTCGGGAGTCTCAACCGGGCAGATGCGCCCGTAGTGTGAAGAGTGGACATCCCTGACCGCGAAACCGGCTCTTTCTCTCGTCAGCCCCTTGGGGCCCAGAGCGCTGAGCCGCCTCTTGTGCGTAATTTCAGAAAGCGGGTTGGTCTGGTCCATAAACTGGGAAAGCTGGCCGGTTTTGAAAAAGTCTTTCACTATGGTGTCAACCACTTTGGGAACAACAATCTCTCTGGGCATTTTGTTCTCAATGCTCTGGTAGCCGATTCTTTCTCTGACCGAGCGCGCGAACCGCTCAAGGCCGCTGTAGAAAGTTTCCTCTATAAGTTCTCCAACCGTCTTTACTCTGCGGTTACCCAGATGATCAATGTCGTCCGCCGATCTTTGCCCGCCTTTGAGTTCCAGAAGGTATGTGAGCGCCTGTATGATGTCTTCTCTGGTAAGCACAAGAATGCCTTCATCCACATTGTGTTTGAGTTTATAGTTGAGTTTTTTCCTTCCGACTTGCGAGAGCCTGTATTTTGAGGAGTTAAAGAACATGTCCGTAAAGAATGTTCTTGCGGCCTCTCTGCTGGGCGGGTCGGTTGGTCGGAACTTTCTGTATATTTCTGTAATCGCCCCGTGGCAGAAGGTTTCGGTTTCCGCTCCTATTTTCTCAAAACCGCTTCTGAGACTTTCCACATCATTATCGGTCAAATCTTCCACTACAAAATGGTCTTCATTTTCTGAAACTTTGTCTTTCGGCAGGTCGGACAAAGGTTTGAGGAGGTCGCTCTTTTTTGCTTTTCCCTGTTTGATTATCATGTCAAAGGTGTTGTTTATCAGGGTTCCGTAGACCCTCTTTTCTTCAAGAAGGGTTCCCGCAACCGATGAGGAAACGGAGATGTCATCCATATAGTAGAAAGATATTGAGTCCGCGGAGTTGTCCCTCAAATCCTGAATGGTTTTTTCCGTAATTGTCTCCCCGAAGACGGCAATAACTTCTCCGCTACTACTATTTATGACGGTTTCGGCGCATACTTTGCCGATGATGTCATCATCGCTTTCCAGCGGAACAGCATCTATCTTGAGGCTCGCCAGTTTTTCCACCGTCCGCGCGGTGAACTTCCTTCCTTTTTTAACCACAATGTCAGAGCCTTTTTTAATGTCGGCTGAGCTCTTTTGATAGATTATTGTTTCGGGATTTATCTTCTTTGAAATACCGCCGCCGTCTTTATCAAAGATGACGGTCTCAATTTTGTAGAAAAGATTGAGAATGTCTCTTTCCGTATAGCCGAGAGCCTTCAAAAACAGAGTGGCCAGAAACCTTTTCCTGCGGTCAATTCGGACGTTAAGAAAGTTCTTTGAATCAAAGTCAAAATCCAGCCACCGCCCGTCTTGAGGAATAATTTTTGCCACGGCGGACTCTTTTGCAGAAGAGTGAGACTGGTCTCCCGTATTGGGTCCGTCAAAAAGCACTCCCGGAGAACGGTGTATCTGATTTACAATAACCCTTTCGGCTCCCCCTATAATGAACGAACCGTTATCCGTCATCTTGGGAATCTCACCGAAGTAGACATCCTGCTCCGCAATGTCCCTTATTTCGTTTCCGTCCTCCTCTTCCCACACTATGAGGCGCAGGGTCACATACAGGGAAACCGTATAATCGTAGCCCTTGAGCCTGCACTCCGTCTCGTCAAACTTTGGTTGCCGGTCATATATCTCATGTCCGTTGCCGTCTTTTACGGGTTTGCCGTCTTCATCAACAATGCGCTGCCCCAGACTGTAGTGAACAAATTCAAGGGAGGTTCTCTCTCCGTAGTTCTCTATGGGGAATATGGCGCTGAACACGGCTTGAAGGCCGTGGTTGTCTCTTGCGGCCCTCTTCTCCGGCGGAACATCTTCCTGAAGAAACCGTTTATAGGATTCCGTCTGAACATTCAGAAGATTCGGAATGTCCAGAATGGGCGGAATTTTAGAGAAGGTCTTTCTCTTTTTTGTGTTGTCAACAGTCTGAAAACTCAATATACAGTCACCCTGTGCGACACTCCCGCGCGCACTGCGATAAGCGGCGGACACGGCAAGCCGCAAGTTGCGAATAAAACATCACCGCGCAACAAGTCAGCCAATCTCAACCGTGGCACCGGCCTCTTCAAACTTCTTCTTTGCCTCTTCAGCTTCGTCTTTCTTCAGGCCTTCCTTGATAAGTTTCGGAGCGCCCTCAACAAGTTCTTTGGACTCTTTAAGCCCGAGGGAAGTCACTTCTCTGACAACTTTGATAACCTGAATTTTGTTTGCGCCCGCTTCCTTGAGGGTAACGCCGAACTCGGTTTTCTCCGCGCCACCGGCGGCTTCCTCTCCTCCCTGAGCGCCTGCCGCAGGGGCGGCCGCCATGGCAACCTGAGGAGCCGCTTTAATGTCAAACTTCTCCTCTATTTCCTTGATTAGTTCGGAGATCTCCATCATGCTCGCCTTTTCAAGGTAGGTAAGCACCTCTTGTCTTGTTAAATCAGCCATCGCTGTTTTCCTCCTTTGGATTTTCGTTGTCCGAAGACTGTTCTTTTTCCTCTGTCTCGCTTGCGGGAGACTTGTCTTCCGCCACCTCTTCCGCCGGGGACTCCGCCGCCGACTTTTCTTCTTCACCGCCCGAAGGGGTTTCCTCCGCCGCGCCCTC
The window above is part of the Candidatus Dadabacteria bacterium genome. Proteins encoded here:
- the rpoB gene encoding DNA-directed RNA polymerase subunit beta codes for the protein MSFQTVDNTKKRKTFSKIPPILDIPNLLNVQTESYKRFLQEDVPPEKRAARDNHGLQAVFSAIFPIENYGERTSLEFVHYSLGQRIVDEDGKPVKDGNGHEIYDRQPKFDETECRLKGYDYTVSLYVTLRLIVWEEEDGNEIRDIAEQDVYFGEIPKMTDNGSFIIGGAERVIVNQIHRSPGVLFDGPNTGDQSHSSAKESAVAKIIPQDGRWLDFDFDSKNFLNVRIDRRKRFLATLFLKALGYTERDILNLFYKIETVIFDKDGGGISKKINPETIIYQKSSADIKKGSDIVVKKGRKFTARTVEKLASLKIDAVPLESDDDIIGKVCAETVINSSSGEVIAVFGETITEKTIQDLRDNSADSISFYYMDDISVSSSVAGTLLEEKRVYGTLINNTFDMIIKQGKAKKSDLLKPLSDLPKDKVSENEDHFVVEDLTDNDVESLRSGFEKIGAETETFCHGAITEIYRKFRPTDPPSREAARTFFTDMFFNSSKYRLSQVGRKKLNYKLKHNVDEGILVLTREDIIQALTYLLELKGGQRSADDIDHLGNRRVKTVGELIEETFYSGLERFARSVRERIGYQSIENKMPREIVVPKVVDTIVKDFFKTGQLSQFMDQTNPLSEITHKRRLSALGPKGLTRERAGFAVRDVHSSHYGRICPVETPEGPNIGLISSISTYAEIDSYGFIRAPYRVVENGRVTNQIVRMSALEEEEKDIVIAQANAPLNEKGEFVLDFVSSRSEGEIKMVEKDRVTHMDVSPSQLVSISASLIPFLEHDDANRALMGSNMQRQAAPLIRAVPPLVGTGLEASVARDSGVAVIAGADGEVIHSDAEVIVVKNNKSVAKSDKSSNLGVDVYKMIKFRKSNQGTCWNQTPIVSKGQKVKKGQVIADGPSTKNGELALGQNVVVAFMPWGGYNFEDAILISERVVKDNVFTSVHIEEFECQARETKLGREEITRDIPNVGEDALRNLDESGIIRVGATVNMGDILVGKISPKGEMQLSQEEKLLRAIFGDKARDVKDTSLKSHSSIAGTVIDVKVLTSRSVEEKSARAKEIEIKEIEKIKREMQYESDILEHSAREDIASLLKGKKAVADIVKKGEKIIPKGDPFTAESLRQLALDDIKEIKAEEAGLKKRIEEIVASAKKEVEDLRLKYEDKKRKLEQKDDLPPSVLKTVKVYVAVKMNLQVGDKMAGRHGNKGVISKILPQEDMPYMEDGTPVDMVLNPLGVPSRMNVGQVLETHLGLASKEIGRQLNEYIEENYGADAIKSKLKKVYGGRGKDASFIDKLTEEQSRNFIASLKEGIPVASPVFDGANEDEIKEFMELAGLDDDGKTILFDGLTGEPFDQKVTVGVMYMLKLHHLVEEKIHARSIGPYSLVTQQPLGGKAHFGGQRLGEMEVWALEAYGAAHTLQEFLTVKSDDVNGRTKMFASIVEGKMSLEPGLPESFNVLRKELQSLGLQIDLTSDESGEDSALGAAG
- the rplL gene encoding 50S ribosomal protein L7/L12, whose amino-acid sequence is MADLTRQEVLTYLEKASMMEISELIKEIEEKFDIKAAPQVAMAAAPAAGAQGGEEAAGGAEKTEFGVTLKEAGANKIQVIKVVREVTSLGLKESKELVEGAPKLIKEGLKKDEAEEAKKKFEEAGATVEIG